Proteins from one Streptomyces genisteinicus genomic window:
- a CDS encoding SCO5717 family growth-regulating ATPase, translating to MNGDRDEIHGDWNLPVDESDADPAELTGEFTIDYTPPAWYTQNASGDTSGGAGSAPHTPPPPQGAPVAVPGLPAGSGFEPNWSATPPPGQDAAAPEPGPAVPPSAHEPVAPEPAPVPLPAEPAPAALPADHAAGSDGSGSGSGDVESGATMRFSAAALKREIAERTAADEAAAGDAAPSSTDRGDGEGAPDDASAAAAVADREADGSAADGDGASDSGHGADGADGPASGSAPDTFGSDVFAADAFGADAGDDARDHTGDASGSGDANSPAVANDTADTAETPDDVRDAVPASEEPQDTPPASLPEAAPDALPPAAEPQPWAPAPAAPQPGLPPLPPAYQPAAPAAAQQWPAPSADASAPPAAAPAPGAPAPWQPSPTPGQQPVAPAPQGGHGFPQQGQQPAPEPGYGFPQPGAQPGHPGAPAPQAGYGFPHPGGPAPHPGAQPGHPGAPTPPAPEGGYGFPQPGQSAPHPGAAPASQPGYGFPQPGAQPGHPGAPTPQAGYGFPHPGGPAPHPGAHPGAAAPHPGAQPGHPGAPTPPAPLPPQQQHSPAAAQPLPAGQPGQHSGQQPGAPAGQQPGPFPGQVPPGAPDAPGQVPPQGQGGTPQAPGAPGAPADPRAGGAWPSPVTHDQRERSVPGAPLGYTAAVELSSDRLLRNNRQKPKSSRNPAAAARFKLGGKKEEAERQRKLDLIRTPVLSCYRIAVISLKGGVGKTTTTTALGSTLATERQDKILAIDANPDAGTLGRRVRRETGATIRDLVQAIPYLNSYMDIRRFTSQAPSGLEIIANDVDPAVSTTFNDEDYRRAIDVLGKQYPIILTDSGTGLLYSAMRGVLDLADQLIIISTPSVDGASSASTTLDWLSAHGYAELVQRSVTVISGVRETGKMIKVDDIVAHFQTRCRGVVVVPFDEHLAAGAEVDLDMMRPKTREAYFNLSALIAEDFVRAQQQQGLWTADGNPPPQSAPPMPGYQGQPWQQQPAPGQPVPGQPMPGQQVPHQPGPGQQPPVQQPYPQQPQQPYGGPQQPYPPQGWQQQPPQAPSPAGPPPGAPGHPGAPGQTDSQAPVPPPGWPQQQPPQAPPAPQQ from the coding sequence GTGAACGGCGATCGGGACGAGATCCACGGGGACTGGAACCTTCCCGTCGACGAGTCCGACGCGGATCCCGCCGAGCTGACGGGTGAGTTCACCATCGACTACACCCCTCCCGCCTGGTACACGCAGAACGCATCGGGTGACACGTCGGGCGGGGCGGGGAGCGCACCGCACACGCCGCCTCCGCCGCAGGGCGCGCCGGTGGCCGTGCCCGGGCTGCCGGCGGGAAGCGGGTTCGAGCCCAACTGGTCCGCGACGCCTCCGCCGGGGCAGGACGCCGCCGCGCCCGAGCCGGGTCCGGCCGTGCCGCCGTCGGCGCACGAGCCGGTCGCGCCCGAGCCGGCCCCCGTCCCCCTGCCGGCGGAGCCCGCACCCGCGGCCCTGCCGGCGGACCACGCGGCAGGCTCCGACGGCTCCGGCTCCGGCAGCGGTGACGTGGAGAGCGGCGCGACGATGCGCTTCTCCGCCGCTGCCCTGAAGCGCGAGATCGCCGAGCGGACCGCCGCCGACGAAGCTGCCGCCGGGGACGCCGCGCCCTCGAGCACGGACCGGGGCGACGGCGAGGGGGCCCCTGACGACGCGTCGGCCGCGGCGGCCGTCGCGGACCGCGAGGCGGACGGTTCCGCCGCGGACGGCGACGGCGCCTCGGACAGCGGGCACGGCGCGGACGGCGCGGACGGCCCCGCGAGCGGTTCCGCACCGGACACCTTCGGCTCGGACGTCTTCGCCGCGGACGCCTTCGGCGCCGACGCGGGCGACGACGCGCGGGACCACACGGGCGACGCATCGGGCTCCGGCGACGCGAACTCCCCCGCGGTGGCGAACGACACGGCCGACACCGCCGAGACCCCGGACGACGTCCGGGACGCGGTGCCCGCGTCCGAGGAGCCGCAGGACACCCCGCCGGCGTCCCTGCCGGAAGCGGCTCCCGACGCGCTGCCCCCGGCCGCCGAACCGCAGCCGTGGGCACCCGCGCCCGCGGCGCCCCAGCCGGGCCTTCCTCCGCTGCCGCCCGCGTACCAGCCCGCCGCCCCGGCCGCCGCCCAGCAGTGGCCCGCACCGAGTGCCGACGCCTCCGCGCCGCCCGCGGCCGCGCCGGCGCCGGGTGCTCCCGCTCCCTGGCAGCCCTCCCCCACGCCCGGTCAGCAGCCCGTGGCCCCGGCCCCGCAGGGCGGCCACGGCTTCCCGCAGCAGGGACAGCAGCCCGCCCCCGAGCCCGGGTACGGCTTCCCCCAGCCGGGAGCCCAGCCCGGCCACCCCGGCGCACCCGCGCCGCAGGCCGGCTACGGCTTCCCGCACCCCGGCGGCCCCGCACCCCACCCCGGAGCACAGCCCGGCCACCCCGGCGCACCCACCCCGCCCGCACCGGAAGGCGGTTACGGCTTCCCGCAGCCCGGTCAGTCCGCACCGCACCCGGGCGCCGCTCCCGCGTCCCAGCCCGGTTACGGCTTCCCCCAGCCGGGAGCCCAGCCCGGCCACCCCGGCGCACCCACCCCGCAGGCCGGCTACGGCTTCCCGCACCCCGGCGGCCCCGCACCCCACCCCGGAGCACACCCCGGCGCAGCCGCACCCCACCCCGGCGCACAGCCCGGCCACCCCGGCGCACCCACCCCGCCCGCACCGCTGCCGCCTCAGCAGCAGCACTCCCCCGCCGCCGCCCAGCCGCTTCCGGCAGGGCAGCCGGGGCAGCACTCCGGTCAGCAGCCGGGAGCGCCCGCGGGTCAGCAGCCCGGCCCGTTCCCCGGGCAGGTGCCGCCGGGAGCGCCGGATGCCCCCGGGCAGGTGCCGCCGCAGGGTCAGGGCGGCACGCCCCAGGCGCCCGGCGCTCCCGGGGCGCCGGCCGACCCGCGGGCCGGCGGCGCCTGGCCGTCGCCGGTCACCCATGACCAGCGCGAACGCTCCGTGCCGGGCGCGCCGCTCGGCTACACGGCGGCCGTGGAGCTCTCCTCCGACAGGCTGCTGCGCAACAACCGGCAGAAGCCGAAGTCGAGCCGCAACCCGGCCGCCGCGGCCCGCTTCAAGCTGGGCGGCAAGAAGGAGGAGGCTGAGCGGCAGCGCAAGCTCGACCTGATCCGCACGCCGGTCCTCTCCTGCTACCGGATCGCGGTCATCTCGCTCAAGGGCGGCGTCGGCAAGACCACCACGACGACCGCGCTGGGCTCGACACTCGCCACCGAGCGGCAGGACAAGATCCTGGCGATCGACGCCAACCCGGACGCCGGCACGCTCGGGCGGCGGGTCCGCCGGGAGACCGGGGCGACCATCCGGGACCTGGTGCAGGCGATCCCGTACCTCAACTCGTACATGGACATCCGCCGGTTCACCTCGCAGGCGCCGTCCGGTCTGGAGATCATCGCCAACGACGTGGACCCGGCCGTCTCCACCACGTTCAACGACGAGGACTACCGGCGCGCGATCGACGTGCTGGGCAAGCAGTACCCGATCATCCTCACCGACTCGGGCACCGGTCTGCTGTACAGCGCCATGCGCGGCGTGCTGGACCTCGCCGACCAGCTCATCATCATCTCCACGCCGTCCGTGGACGGCGCGAGCAGCGCGTCGACGACGCTCGACTGGCTGTCGGCGCACGGCTACGCGGAGCTGGTGCAGCGTTCGGTGACGGTCATCTCCGGGGTGCGCGAGACCGGAAAGATGATCAAGGTGGACGACATCGTGGCGCACTTCCAGACGCGCTGCCGCGGCGTGGTGGTCGTGCCGTTCGACGAGCACCTGGCGGCGGGCGCCGAGGTCGACCTCGACATGATGCGCCCCAAGACCCGCGAGGCGTACTTCAACCTCTCGGCGCTGATCGCCGAGGACTTCGTCCGTGCCCAGCAGCAGCAGGGGCTGTGGACGGCCGACGGCAACCCGCCGCCGCAGTCCGCGCCGCCCATGCCGGGGTACCAGGGCCAGCCGTGGCAGCAGCAGCCCGCTCCGGGTCAGCCGGTGCCCGGGCAGCCGATGCCGGGACAGCAGGTGCCGCACCAGCCCGGCCCGGGGCAGCAGCCGCCCGTCCAGCAGCCCTACCCCCAGCAGCCGCAGCAGCCGTACGGCGGCCCTCAGCAGCCGTATCCGCCGCAGGGATGGCAGCAGCAGCCTCCGCAGGCGCCCTCTCCCGCGGGTCCTCCTCCGGGAGCGCCCGGACATCCCGGCGCCCCAGGTCAGACGGATTCCCAGGCTCCGGTGCCGCCGCCCGGATGGCCGCAGCAGCAGCCTCCGCAGGCGCCGCCAGCCCCTCAGCAGTAG